A single Bacillus sp. OxB-1 DNA region contains:
- a CDS encoding cytochrome c oxidase subunit 2A codes for MGKRKPTPPHSDRGPSEISLKGTFIAVMLLGVFILLSWFASYALFLSR; via the coding sequence ATGGGCAAACGAAAACCGACACCGCCACATTCCGATCGAGGTCCATCTGAAATCAGTTTGAAAGGGACTTTCATCGCGGTCATGTTGCTTGGTGTTTTCATCCTACTATCTTGGTTCGCTTCTTACGCACTCTTTTTATCTAGATAA
- a CDS encoding glucosamine-6-phosphate deaminase, which produces MQLIKVENPEQGAERVFEIVREELENGRLNVLGLATGSTMIPVYKMWTDSDLDFSNVTSFNLDEYVGIAADSPNSYAYFMKAHLFNKKKFKETNIPDGMAEDLDAECQAYEDLLVKHPLDIQLLGVGENGHIAFNEPGTPFESVTHVAQLTESTLGVNSQYFENDEKIPETALTMGITSIMRAKKLILLAFGEKKRDAITKLVEGEVTLEWPITNLLKHEDFIVITDLEL; this is translated from the coding sequence ATGCAGCTGATTAAAGTGGAAAACCCCGAACAGGGGGCGGAGCGTGTATTTGAAATCGTCAGGGAAGAACTGGAGAACGGCCGACTGAACGTGCTTGGGCTGGCGACAGGAAGCACCATGATCCCCGTCTATAAAATGTGGACGGATTCCGATTTGGACTTCAGCAACGTAACTTCATTCAATTTGGATGAGTATGTCGGAATCGCAGCTGATAGCCCGAATAGTTATGCATATTTTATGAAAGCTCATTTATTCAATAAAAAGAAATTCAAAGAGACGAACATACCGGACGGAATGGCAGAAGACTTGGACGCGGAATGCCAGGCATACGAGGATCTGCTGGTGAAACATCCGCTTGACATCCAGTTGCTGGGTGTCGGGGAGAACGGCCATATCGCATTCAATGAGCCAGGTACGCCGTTCGAGTCGGTCACGCATGTGGCACAATTGACGGAATCGACATTGGGCGTCAACAGCCAATATTTCGAGAATGACGAAAAAATTCCGGAAACGGCCTTGACGATGGGCATCACGTCGATCATGCGGGCGAAAAAACTGATCTTGCTTGCTTTCGGCGAGAAAAAGCGGGATGCCATCACCAAATTGGTGGAAGGCGAAGTGACGCTGGAATGGCCGATCACGAACTTATTGAAGCATGAAGATTTCATTGTCATAACGGATCTGGAATTGTAA
- a CDS encoding b(o/a)3-type cytochrome-c oxidase subunit 1 translates to MVANQLPLSKKQSRLYMSFMYVTYISLLVGGLMGLLQTLVRSGRFTLPFNIDYYTILTVHGVILGLVLTTFFIIGFQFSLMGKTVGISDKQMKVAWISFWTMLVGTVMAAITILVGEASVLYTFYAPLRAHPAFYFGLALVIVGSWVAAFVNFRQLYVWKKAHKGQKSPLLAFMVTINMLMWFIASLGVASSVLIQFIPWSLGYAETINVLMSRTLFWYFGHPLVYFWLLPAYMAWYAIIPKIIGGKLFSDSLARLSFILLLMFSIPVGFHHQLTEPGIDPTWKFIQVVLTFMVVIPTLMTAFSIFATFETTGRKKGYTSLFGWFKKLPWKDVRFLAPFIGMVAFIPGGAGGIINASHQMNALIHNTIWVTGHFHLTVATTVILTFFGISYWLIPHLTGRRLTPKLNKLGIIQSIIWTIGMTIMSTSMHIQGLLGGPRRSNYSEYAGGEQVQTWISYQLSQAIGGTILFIGIILMVYIFIQLAFFAPRGVEEYPIAEEEEDADPTPKVLENWYLWIGVTIALILFAYTIPVFDILKHSPPGSSPFDWPIGR, encoded by the coding sequence ATGGTAGCCAACCAATTGCCACTCTCTAAAAAACAATCGCGATTATACATGTCCTTCATGTATGTCACCTATATTTCCCTTCTGGTCGGCGGCTTGATGGGTCTCTTGCAGACCTTGGTGCGATCAGGAAGGTTCACACTGCCTTTCAATATCGATTATTATACGATCTTGACAGTGCACGGCGTCATTCTCGGACTTGTCTTGACTACGTTTTTCATCATCGGATTCCAATTCTCCTTAATGGGGAAAACGGTCGGTATTTCAGATAAACAGATGAAAGTCGCCTGGATTTCCTTCTGGACGATGCTCGTCGGGACCGTTATGGCTGCCATCACGATTCTGGTCGGCGAGGCGTCCGTCTTGTATACGTTCTACGCTCCGTTGCGGGCACACCCCGCGTTCTATTTCGGTCTTGCGCTGGTCATCGTCGGAAGCTGGGTTGCGGCGTTCGTCAACTTCCGCCAGCTGTATGTTTGGAAGAAGGCGCATAAAGGGCAGAAATCACCGCTTCTTGCCTTCATGGTGACGATCAATATGTTAATGTGGTTCATCGCGTCATTGGGAGTCGCTTCCTCGGTGTTGATCCAATTCATCCCTTGGTCGCTCGGATATGCGGAGACGATCAATGTCCTAATGAGCCGTACGTTGTTCTGGTATTTCGGCCACCCGCTCGTCTATTTCTGGCTGTTGCCGGCTTACATGGCATGGTATGCGATCATTCCGAAAATTATCGGCGGAAAATTATTCAGTGATTCTCTCGCTAGATTGTCATTCATCTTATTATTGATGTTCTCCATTCCGGTCGGTTTCCACCACCAGCTCACCGAGCCCGGCATCGACCCGACATGGAAATTCATCCAAGTTGTGCTGACATTCATGGTTGTCATTCCGACATTGATGACGGCTTTCTCGATTTTTGCCACATTTGAAACGACTGGACGGAAAAAAGGGTATACGAGCCTGTTCGGCTGGTTCAAGAAACTGCCGTGGAAAGATGTCCGTTTCCTTGCGCCATTCATCGGGATGGTCGCTTTCATTCCGGGCGGGGCCGGCGGGATCATCAACGCTTCCCACCAGATGAACGCGCTTATCCATAATACGATCTGGGTCACCGGTCACTTCCATTTGACCGTAGCCACTACGGTCATCCTGACGTTCTTCGGTATCTCGTACTGGCTGATCCCGCATTTGACAGGCAGACGATTGACTCCGAAACTCAACAAACTGGGCATCATCCAGTCCATCATCTGGACAATCGGGATGACGATCATGTCGACGTCCATGCACATCCAAGGCTTGCTTGGCGGGCCGCGCCGTTCCAACTACTCTGAATATGCGGGCGGCGAGCAGGTGCAGACATGGATCAGCTACCAGCTTTCCCAAGCCATCGGCGGAACAATCTTGTTCATCGGCATCATCTTGATGGTGTATATCTTCATTCAACTTGCCTTCTTTGCGCCACGCGGTGTGGAGGAATATCCGATTGCCGAGGAGGAGGAAGATGCGGATCCGACTCCGAAAGTGCTCGAGAATTGGTATCTCTGGATCGGTGTCACCATTGCGCTCATCCTGTTCGCGTACACAATTCCGGTCTTCGACATCCTGAAACACTCTCCTCCGGGCTCGTCACCATTCGACTGGCCAATCGGAAGATAA
- a CDS encoding cytochrome c oxidase subunit II, giving the protein MHLHKYEKVWLAFGMGSLALFLLIIGFAAFWKGTHPQSHIETIDPNNVEAHEEFKPENLGLREVADGKYKVNIVASAFNYDMGRDAEDNAVRKIRVPKGSTVLFQITTKDVVHGFQVAGTNVNMMVEPGHISRFEAVMKKNGEFTIVCNEYCGIGHHQMFGTVEVYE; this is encoded by the coding sequence ATGCATCTGCATAAATATGAAAAAGTATGGCTTGCATTCGGAATGGGCTCCCTTGCCCTATTCCTCCTTATTATCGGGTTTGCTGCATTTTGGAAAGGAACCCACCCGCAAAGTCATATTGAAACGATCGATCCGAACAACGTCGAAGCCCACGAAGAATTCAAACCTGAAAATTTGGGGCTCCGGGAAGTGGCGGATGGAAAATATAAAGTGAATATCGTCGCATCGGCTTTCAACTACGATATGGGAAGGGATGCAGAAGACAATGCGGTCCGGAAGATCCGGGTGCCCAAAGGCTCAACGGTCCTCTTCCAAATCACTACGAAGGACGTCGTCCACGGCTTCCAGGTTGCAGGGACGAATGTCAATATGATGGTTGAACCGGGCCATATCAGCCGCTTCGAGGCGGTTATGAAAAAGAACGGCGAATTTACAATCGTATGTAATGAATACTGCGGCATCGGGCATCATCAGATGTTCGGTACAGTGGAGGTGTATGAATGA